Proteins found in one Colletes latitarsis isolate SP2378_abdomen chromosome 8, iyColLati1, whole genome shotgun sequence genomic segment:
- the Sec22 gene encoding vesicle-trafficking protein SEC22, whose amino-acid sequence MVLLMMIARIQDGLPLAATVQEDEQSGRSILEYQNQAKMLFRKLGPQSPDRCTIETGPYLFHYLIENDVCYLVLCEKNYSKRVAYSYLEDIAQEFHSVYGKRVNTVTRPYSFIEFNTYIQKANKFFLDGRSRRNMNALNSQLQDVQRIMVQNINDVLERGTVLSELDSKTQNLSMLSQKYKKNAAHLNSKSMYVKAVAGLVAFLVFLLYFFIL is encoded by the exons ATGGTATTGTTAATGATGATTGCGAGGATACAAGATGGTTTGCCATTAGCGGCAACCGTGCAAGAAGACGAACAG AGTGGAAGAAGTATCTTAGAATATCAGAATCAAGCAAAGATGTTATTTAGAAAGTTAGGTCCTCAATCTCCAGATAGATGTACTATAGAAACAGGTCCATATTTATTCCA TTACCTAATTGAAAATGATGTATGTTACTTGGTACTATGtgaaaaaaattatagtaaacGTGTGGCTTATAGTTATCTTGAAGACATTGCACAAGAATTTCATTCTGTGTATGGTAAACGTGTCAATACAGTTACCAGGCCTTATAGTTTTATTGAATTCA ATACATatattcaaaaggcaaacaaattTTTCTTAGATGGTAGATCTAGAAGAAACATGAATGCACTTAATAGTCAATTACAGGATGTGCAAAGAATTATGGTTCAAAATATTAATGATGTCTTAGAAAGGGGAACAGTTCTTTCAG AATTAGATTCAAAAACACAAAATCTGTCCATGTTGTCAcagaaatataagaaaaatgcagCACACTTAAACAGCAAATCAATGTATGTAAAGGCTGTGGCTGGACTGGTTGCATTTTTGGTCTTCCTACTGTATTTCTTCATTCTTTAG